One segment of Nostoc flagelliforme CCNUN1 DNA contains the following:
- the glsA gene encoding glutaminase A, whose translation MKRLDKLTTMNLSAWVQLAKIQAKQGRVADRIPKLAKANPDWFAAHICCKSGKTVSFGDTASFFPLMSVIKTFSLLYLLEHFGAETVFGWVGVEPSDAPFNSLEQLIADRGYPRNPMINSGAITLADKLTGKDASDRTLLFCQWLNQLAGCQLRLDEIMLASVRLTRSTTNEAIANYLAKTSHLENPETALDTYEQICCISGGVEDLALLGKLLACENGCLSAQNRRIVNAVMSTCGLYEASAQFAVRVGLPMKSGIGGGLVAIVPGEGAIACYSPTLDTVGNPVAGLAFVEALSQKLELSIFG comes from the coding sequence TTGAAACGACTTGACAAACTAACTACTATGAACTTATCAGCCTGGGTGCAACTAGCTAAAATTCAGGCTAAACAGGGACGAGTTGCCGATCGCATTCCGAAATTGGCTAAAGCTAATCCTGATTGGTTTGCAGCTCATATCTGCTGTAAATCGGGAAAAACTGTCAGCTTTGGAGATACAGCTTCTTTTTTCCCACTAATGAGCGTTATTAAGACATTTTCCTTACTTTATCTGCTAGAACACTTTGGTGCAGAAACGGTTTTTGGGTGGGTTGGGGTGGAACCATCCGATGCACCCTTCAATTCCTTAGAACAACTAATTGCCGATCGCGGATACCCCCGTAACCCCATGATTAATAGTGGGGCAATTACTCTAGCTGATAAATTAACAGGAAAGGATGCAAGCGATCGCACTTTGTTATTTTGTCAATGGCTCAACCAATTAGCAGGTTGCCAACTAAGGTTAGATGAGATAATGCTGGCTTCAGTGCGATTAACCCGTTCAACAACCAATGAAGCGATCGCAAACTATCTCGCCAAAACAAGCCATCTAGAAAATCCAGAAACCGCACTTGACACCTACGAGCAAATATGCTGTATCTCTGGAGGAGTTGAAGATTTAGCCCTGTTAGGAAAACTCCTAGCTTGTGAAAATGGCTGTTTATCAGCACAAAACCGCCGGATTGTCAACGCTGTAATGTCAACTTGTGGGTTATATGAAGCTTCTGCCCAGTTTGCAGTCAGAGTTGGTTTACCGATGAAATCAGGGATTGGTGGTGGACTTGTAGCAATAGTACCAGGTGAGGGAGCGATCGCTTGCTACAGTCCCACCTTGGATACGGTAGGAAATCCGGTAGCAGGGCTTGCCTTTGTTGAGGCTTTATCGCAAAAGTTAGAGTTGAGCATTTTCGGGTAA
- a CDS encoding RICIN domain-containing protein: MKPNSRKCTAIAVGFVGSLLWGATCILENQNAIAQVGGIFIRNELSNKCIDVSGDPGTANGTQLLLNECELSGFTGSGRITDQKWEFIRGGFIRNILSNKCIDVVAGELATANGTRLQLLTCETSGFSRPGIATDQRWEYIGAGFIRNGLSNKCIDVFGNPATANNTPLVLSDCEISGFSGSGNTSDQRWRWEPRF; this comes from the coding sequence GTGAAACCTAATTCAAGAAAGTGTACAGCGATCGCAGTTGGCTTCGTCGGTTCGCTGTTATGGGGAGCAACTTGCATTCTAGAAAATCAAAATGCTATTGCACAAGTAGGGGGAATATTTATAAGAAACGAACTATCAAACAAGTGCATTGATGTATCTGGAGATCCTGGAACAGCTAATGGTACGCAATTGTTACTTAATGAATGCGAACTATCTGGATTTACCGGTTCCGGTAGAATAACAGATCAAAAATGGGAATTTATTCGTGGGGGATTTATCAGAAATATATTATCCAACAAATGCATTGATGTTGTAGCTGGAGAGCTTGCCACAGCTAACGGTACGCGATTGCAACTTCTTACTTGCGAAACATCTGGATTTAGCAGGCCTGGTATAGCCACAGATCAGAGGTGGGAATACATTGGTGCAGGATTTATCAGAAATGGATTATCCAACAAATGCATTGATGTATTTGGAAATCCTGCCACAGCTAATAATACGCCATTAGTACTTTCTGATTGTGAAATATCTGGATTTAGTGGTTCTGGTAACACCTCTGATCAGAGGTGGCGATGGGAACCAAGGTTTTAA
- a CDS encoding thioredoxin-like domain-containing protein, with amino-acid sequence MIPRVRAPELPQNYSWLNTEKPLSLKQFKGRVVILDFWTYCCINCLHILPNLEYLEQKYKDSLTVIGVHSAKFDNEKETENIRQAILRYDIEHPVLVDSNFRVWEEYAVRAWPTLIIIDPEGYVIGQISGEGNRDTLDELIQKLIQQHQDKGTINFQEISLTLEKQRQPLITPLAFPGKVLATPMGLFIADSGHHRLIMSSFDGEILQLIGTGKSGLTDGAFNETQFFAPQGMAYDAENQILYVADTENHTLRRVDLKRQVVEAIAGTGEQSRNICPHGGAGLETALNSPWDLVKVGNTLFIAMAGPHQIWEMDLESSIVKIYAGTGAEACVDGSLTESAFAQPSGISTDGNELYIADSEVSSIRGVGIVEPYQVRTVCGSGGLFGFGDVDAQGEDVRLQHCLGVEYAENFLWVADTYNHKIKLVSPTTGNCQTVLGDGTSGLQDGQGKNTRFFEPSGLSAIASFLYIADTNNHAIRRVDLNALEVTTLEFLVIDLDKFRSPTKRIPRFT; translated from the coding sequence ATGATTCCCCGTGTCAGAGCGCCAGAATTACCGCAAAATTATTCTTGGCTCAACACCGAAAAACCCTTATCTCTTAAACAATTCAAAGGTAGAGTCGTAATCTTAGACTTTTGGACATACTGTTGCATCAATTGTCTGCATATTCTGCCAAACCTAGAATATTTAGAACAAAAATATAAAGATAGCCTTACCGTTATCGGGGTTCACTCCGCCAAATTTGACAACGAAAAAGAAACAGAAAATATTCGTCAAGCTATCCTACGTTACGACATTGAACACCCAGTTTTAGTTGACAGCAATTTTCGAGTTTGGGAAGAGTATGCTGTGCGTGCTTGGCCTACGTTAATAATTATTGATCCAGAAGGTTACGTGATTGGCCAGATTTCTGGCGAAGGAAACCGTGACACTTTAGACGAGTTGATTCAAAAGTTAATTCAGCAACACCAAGACAAAGGCACAATTAATTTCCAAGAAATCAGCTTGACTTTAGAAAAACAGCGCCAACCATTAATCACACCCCTAGCTTTTCCTGGTAAAGTTCTAGCTACTCCAATGGGTTTATTCATCGCTGACTCTGGACATCATCGCCTGATTATGAGTAGCTTTGATGGGGAAATTTTACAGTTGATTGGTACTGGAAAATCTGGCTTAACTGATGGTGCTTTTAACGAAACGCAGTTTTTTGCACCACAGGGAATGGCTTATGATGCCGAAAATCAAATTCTTTATGTTGCTGATACAGAAAATCATACACTGCGGCGAGTAGATTTAAAGCGTCAAGTAGTGGAAGCGATCGCAGGAACTGGTGAACAAAGCCGTAATATCTGTCCTCATGGCGGTGCTGGTTTAGAAACTGCGCTAAATTCCCCTTGGGATTTAGTCAAAGTGGGAAATACCTTGTTTATTGCAATGGCTGGGCCTCATCAAATTTGGGAAATGGATTTAGAAAGTAGCATTGTGAAAATTTATGCTGGTACTGGTGCGGAAGCTTGCGTTGATGGTTCACTTACTGAATCTGCCTTTGCTCAACCTAGCGGTATCAGCACAGATGGGAATGAATTATATATTGCTGACAGTGAAGTTAGTTCAATTCGTGGTGTTGGAATTGTAGAACCGTATCAAGTGCGAACCGTTTGTGGTAGTGGGGGTTTGTTTGGTTTTGGTGATGTAGACGCACAAGGTGAAGATGTTCGTTTGCAGCACTGTTTAGGAGTGGAATACGCTGAAAATTTTCTGTGGGTAGCAGATACCTATAACCATAAAATTAAATTAGTGAGTCCTACAACAGGGAATTGTCAAACAGTTTTAGGAGATGGTACTAGTGGCTTACAAGATGGACAGGGTAAAAACACTCGGTTTTTTGAACCTTCGGGATTGAGTGCGATCGCTTCTTTTTTATATATTGCCGATACCAATAATCATGCCATCCGCCGCGTGGATTTGAACGCTCTTGAGGTGACAACATTAGAGTTTCTTGTAATTGACTTAGACAAGTTCAGAAGCCCAACTAAAAGGATTCCGCGCTTTACTTAA
- a CDS encoding RluA family pseudouridine synthase, translating to MHCVNTKGNDRLDRYLSQELPDLSRSRIQQLIEQGNVQLNDKVCTSKKINVKLGDRITLEIPEAQPLELLAEDIPLDILYEDDQLLILNKPAGLVVHPAPGHPDGTLVNALLAHCPNLPGIGGVQRPGIVHRLDKDTTGAIAIAKTEVAHHHLQAQLKAKTARREYLGVVYGAPKVESGRIDLPIGRHPEDRKKMAIMPVEQGGRAAVTHWQVLERLGNFTLIHFQLETGRTHQIRVHSAKMGHPIVGDPVYSSGHSVGVNLPGQALHAWRLKLLHPVSGELIEVTANPPSHFTKLLEMLKRRTTL from the coding sequence ATACACTGCGTCAACACTAAAGGCAACGATCGCCTTGACCGTTACCTTTCCCAAGAATTACCAGACTTATCCCGTTCCCGCATCCAACAGTTAATCGAACAGGGTAACGTCCAACTTAACGACAAGGTTTGCACATCTAAGAAGATCAATGTCAAGTTAGGCGATCGCATCACTCTCGAAATACCAGAAGCGCAACCTTTAGAACTCCTTGCAGAAGATATTCCCTTAGATATACTCTACGAAGACGACCAGCTACTCATTCTTAACAAACCCGCAGGTTTAGTTGTCCATCCTGCACCCGGTCATCCAGATGGCACTTTGGTAAATGCTCTATTGGCACACTGCCCCAATTTACCAGGAATTGGCGGAGTCCAACGTCCAGGAATTGTCCATCGATTGGATAAGGATACAACGGGTGCGATCGCGATCGCTAAAACAGAAGTTGCCCATCATCACCTACAAGCACAACTCAAAGCTAAAACCGCACGCAGAGAATACTTGGGCGTGGTTTACGGTGCGCCAAAAGTTGAAAGTGGCAGAATTGACTTGCCCATTGGTCGCCATCCAGAAGACCGCAAAAAAATGGCTATTATGCCTGTTGAACAAGGCGGACGAGCTGCCGTCACTCATTGGCAAGTACTAGAACGCCTCGGTAACTTCACGTTAATCCACTTCCAACTAGAAACTGGACGCACCCATCAAATTCGCGTCCACAGCGCCAAAATGGGTCATCCTATTGTTGGCGACCCAGTTTATAGTTCTGGTCATTCAGTGGGGGTAAATTTACCCGGTCAAGCACTGCACGCTTGGCGACTAAAATTACTGCATCCCGTATCTGGAGAGTTGATTGAAGTGACAGCAAACCCTCCCAGCCATTTTACAAAACTTTTAGAGATGTTAAAAAGACGAACTACACTTTAA
- a CDS encoding phycobilisome rod-core linker polypeptide encodes MAIPLLTYDPSSQNQRVAAYEVPGDEQPRIFSTDNLLSPSDLDVLIEAAYRQIFFHAFAADRETFLESQLRNGQITVRDFIRGLLLSNTFKKSFYDLNNNYRFVEQVIQRVLGRDPYSEREKIAWSIVVATKGIRGFVDEVLNTEEYLSNFGDSTVPYQRRRILPSRAEGELPFNIKSPRYEAYHRAKLGFPQIIWQVEVRRFLPQERKPKAGDPALFLSMAQSVNATGNTPQRISSFNIDIEKSVPYRQLAGIK; translated from the coding sequence GTGGCAATTCCTCTGTTAACATACGACCCTTCAAGTCAAAACCAGCGTGTAGCTGCATACGAAGTACCGGGTGATGAACAGCCCAGGATTTTTAGTACAGACAATTTGCTTTCTCCGTCAGATTTAGATGTTCTGATCGAAGCAGCATATCGTCAAATTTTCTTTCATGCCTTTGCTGCCGATCGCGAAACATTTTTAGAGTCGCAACTCCGTAATGGACAGATTACAGTGCGGGACTTTATTCGTGGATTGCTGCTTTCCAATACCTTTAAGAAAAGCTTCTACGACCTCAACAATAATTATCGCTTTGTTGAGCAAGTAATCCAGCGCGTTCTAGGACGCGACCCATACAGTGAGCGGGAAAAAATTGCCTGGTCAATTGTAGTGGCTACCAAAGGTATTAGAGGCTTTGTTGATGAAGTCCTCAACACTGAAGAGTACCTGAGCAATTTTGGAGACTCCACAGTGCCTTATCAGCGCCGTCGCATACTGCCATCTCGCGCTGAGGGTGAGTTGCCATTCAACATCAAATCTCCGCGATACGAAGCTTACCACCGTGCTAAACTGGGTTTCCCCCAAATCATTTGGCAAGTCGAAGTACGCAGATTCCTCCCACAAGAGCGAAAGCCCAAGGCAGGCGATCCAGCTCTATTCTTGTCTATGGCACAAAGTGTCAATGCGACTGGCAATACTCCACAAAGGATCTCGTCATTCAACATCGATATCGAAAAGTCTGTACCTTATCGGCAACTGGCAGGAATTAAATAA
- a CDS encoding phycobiliprotein lyase, with product MDAMDFFQLSAGKWRSQRATHHLPFKRSETGESDIQVETLDANHPEIIELCQYHQIDPSLSVGGSRVRWLGTMAWDRENDENHQGKTIFAIVPDGDNPRAGKLLRERGYAEIVPVVGLFHMDDEDGLVLTTEYETMSSIERFWFASPNMRLRTSTVKRFGGFSTASFCTETRIENSVETSNPEEVTERQGTDVLEKRQFYSVLGW from the coding sequence ATAGACGCAATGGACTTTTTTCAGCTAAGTGCTGGTAAGTGGCGATCGCAACGTGCAACTCATCACTTGCCCTTTAAGCGCTCAGAAACAGGAGAATCAGATATACAGGTAGAAACTCTGGATGCCAATCATCCAGAAATCATTGAACTGTGCCAGTATCATCAGATTGACCCCAGCCTATCAGTAGGCGGGTCACGGGTGCGTTGGCTAGGCACAATGGCTTGGGATAGAGAAAATGACGAGAACCATCAAGGGAAAACCATATTTGCGATCGTGCCTGATGGCGATAACCCCAGAGCTGGTAAATTACTCCGTGAAAGAGGCTACGCCGAAATTGTGCCTGTAGTCGGTCTTTTTCACATGGATGATGAAGATGGGCTAGTGTTGACAACTGAATATGAAACAATGAGTTCCATTGAAAGATTTTGGTTTGCCAGCCCAAATATGCGATTGCGAACCAGTACAGTGAAACGGTTTGGCGGCTTCAGCACTGCATCATTTTGTACCGAAACCCGCATTGAAAATTCTGTTGAGACTTCCAACCCAGAAGAAGTAACAGAAAGACAAGGGACTGATGTTCTGGAAAAAAGACAATTTTATTCAGTTTTGGGCTGGTGA
- a CDS encoding IS982 family transposase → MLNEIIAIYAITDDLLKGIGHDEDGRILVSDAEIITTAVCAAMFFNGNHSKACTYMQEHGLIRNMLDKSRFNRRLHGIFMLMNDLFHQMGMILKEISDDTEYLLDSFPVAMCDNIRIFNVKLIKSEQYRGYIASKKRYFYGVRVQLLTTKTGIPVEFVFLPGSANDLRGLNALPLNLPPGSEIYGDAAYTDYTIEDDLEQTSQISLKVMRKQKSTRLDPPWIQYIKQHTRHYIETVFSSITSDFPKSIHAVTYQGFLLKLQAFIFAFTLQEAFI, encoded by the coding sequence ATGTTAAACGAAATAATTGCCATCTATGCTATCACGGATGACTTGTTGAAAGGGATTGGACATGATGAAGATGGTCGGATACTCGTAAGTGATGCAGAAATTATCACAACGGCTGTGTGTGCGGCGATGTTCTTTAATGGCAACCACAGCAAGGCTTGCACTTATATGCAAGAACATGGTTTGATCCGAAATATGTTAGATAAATCACGATTCAATAGAAGATTACACGGTATCTTCATGTTAATGAACGATTTATTTCATCAAATGGGAATGATACTCAAAGAAATTAGTGATGATACGGAGTATCTTTTAGACTCATTCCCAGTAGCGATGTGTGATAATATTCGCATTTTTAATGTCAAGTTAATTAAGTCCGAGCAGTATCGAGGTTATATTGCATCCAAGAAAAGATACTTCTATGGTGTGCGAGTTCAATTATTAACAACCAAAACCGGGATTCCTGTGGAATTTGTGTTTTTACCTGGGAGTGCCAATGATCTACGTGGGTTAAATGCCTTACCCTTAAATCTGCCGCCAGGGAGTGAAATTTATGGCGATGCAGCTTACACAGATTACACCATTGAAGATGACTTGGAACAAACTAGTCAAATTAGTTTGAAAGTGATGCGGAAACAGAAATCCACTCGTCTTGACCCTCCTTGGATTCAATATATTAAACAACATACTCGCCATTATATTGAAACTGTATTTAGTTCGATTACAAGTGATTTTCCCAAATCCATTCATGCCGTTACCTATCAAGGGTTTTTACTGAAACTTCAGGCATTTATTTTTGCCTTCACTCTCCAAGAAGCATTTATCTAG
- a CDS encoding IS66 family transposase: protein MTQKPSSDKLITALLQSIDPKQIAEEGARQTVELLLNLIEQLNLKIKELEEENQKLRDENNRLKGEQGKPDIKANKKKKGFEKDHSSEKERKIPKEHRKTSKNQTIKIDREEVVVYPQEKLPADAQFKGYEQVVVQDILLQADNVLFRKEKYYSPSEGKTYLALLPTGYDGEFGPGIKALVVSLYYGKNMTQGKLLEFLEDIGISMSAGYLSNLLIKNQENFEAEYQEVYTEGLASSPWQHFDQTGARVGGVNHTTNVICNPLYTIYQTTRNKDRLSVLKVFQNTTELEFILSELTYELLDTFHLPTKWINQLKLLPQQTAFTETEFNTLIDEYLSKLGSQYRTRIYESAAIAFYHQQSTIPVIKTLLCDDAPQFKLLTDDLALCWVHEGRHYKKLSPFVACHQKVLDDFLERFWKYYRKLLAYRDSPSRDKARELESEFWRLFTEKTGYEQLDERKRLTAAKAFELLLVLEHPELPLHNNPAELAARTMVQRRNISYATQTEQGTKAWDIFMSLVATTRKLGISFFEYMRDRISQIGHIPSLGSILRDRSSSNPFGWSWIPE from the coding sequence ATGACGCAAAAACCATCATCAGACAAACTAATCACCGCATTGTTGCAATCAATCGACCCAAAGCAGATTGCAGAAGAGGGAGCGCGTCAAACAGTAGAACTGCTATTGAACCTGATAGAGCAACTAAACTTAAAAATCAAAGAATTAGAAGAAGAAAACCAAAAACTACGGGATGAAAACAACCGCCTCAAGGGAGAACAAGGCAAACCTGACATCAAAGCCAATAAAAAGAAGAAAGGATTTGAAAAAGATCATTCGTCAGAGAAAGAGCGAAAAATTCCCAAAGAACATCGCAAAACCAGTAAAAACCAAACCATCAAGATAGACCGGGAAGAGGTGGTAGTTTACCCCCAAGAAAAACTACCAGCAGATGCACAGTTCAAGGGTTACGAACAAGTAGTAGTTCAAGACATTTTACTTCAAGCAGATAACGTACTATTCCGCAAAGAAAAATACTACTCACCCTCTGAAGGAAAAACTTATTTAGCACTGCTACCAACGGGTTATGACGGAGAATTTGGTCCAGGGATAAAAGCTTTAGTCGTAAGTCTGTATTACGGCAAAAACATGACCCAAGGAAAACTATTAGAATTTTTAGAGGATATTGGTATCTCGATGAGTGCAGGATACTTATCGAATTTATTAATCAAAAACCAAGAAAATTTTGAAGCAGAGTATCAAGAAGTATATACTGAGGGTCTAGCAAGTAGTCCCTGGCAGCACTTTGACCAAACAGGTGCGCGTGTTGGCGGAGTCAACCATACAACGAACGTAATTTGTAACCCTTTATATACAATCTACCAGACGACAAGAAACAAAGACCGTTTGAGCGTATTAAAAGTATTTCAAAACACAACTGAGCTTGAGTTTATCCTTTCGGAATTGACATACGAGTTATTAGATACTTTCCACTTACCAACCAAGTGGATTAATCAACTCAAATTATTGCCTCAGCAAACAGCCTTTACAGAAACTGAGTTCAATACATTAATTGATGAGTATTTAAGTAAATTAGGCTCTCAATATCGTACCCGCATATACGAATCAGCAGCAATTGCCTTTTATCATCAGCAATCGACTATTCCTGTAATCAAAACCCTACTATGTGATGATGCTCCCCAGTTCAAGTTATTAACCGATGATTTAGCTCTTTGTTGGGTGCATGAAGGACGGCATTATAAGAAGTTAAGTCCATTTGTTGCCTGCCACCAAAAAGTTTTGGATGATTTTCTGGAACGATTCTGGAAATATTACCGAAAATTATTAGCTTATCGAGATTCTCCGAGTCGGGATAAAGCTCGCGAACTAGAGTCGGAATTTTGGAGGCTTTTTACCGAAAAAACTGGTTACGAACAGTTGGATGAGCGAAAACGATTAACTGCTGCAAAGGCTTTTGAGTTGCTTTTAGTTTTAGAGCATCCAGAATTACCATTGCATAACAATCCTGCTGAGTTGGCTGCTAGGACTATGGTGCAGCGACGTAATATTAGCTATGCTACCCAGACAGAACAAGGTACGAAGGCGTGGGATATTTTTATGTCGCTTGTTGCCACTACTCGCAAGTTAGGTATCAGCTTTTTTGAGTATATGCGCGATCGCATTTCTCAAATTGGACATATTCCCTCTTTGGGCAGTATTCTTCGTGATCGATCTTCTTCTAATCCATTTGGCTGGTCGTGGATACCTGAATAA
- the glgA gene encoding glycogen synthase GlgA: MRILFVAAEAAPIAKVGGMGDVVGALPKFLREMGHDVRIFLPYYGFLPDKMEIPQEPIWRGSAMFQEFAVYESVLPGTDVPLYLFGHPVFLPRRIYSGDDEDWRFTLFSNGAAEFAWNYWKPEIIHCHDWHTGMIPVWMHQDPDITTVFTIHNLAYQGPWRWYLEKITWCPWYMQGHNTMAAAVQFANKVNTVSPTYAEQIKTPTYGETLEGLLSFISGKLSGIINGIDTEVYNPENDKYIAQTFTADTLEKRKANKIALQEEVGLEVNSKAFLIGIVTRLVEQKGIDLILQILDRFLSYTDAQFVLLGTGDRYYETQMWQLASRFPGRMATYLLYNDALSRRIYAGTDAFLMPSRFEPCGISQMMSLRYGSVPIVRRTGGLVDTVSHHDPENAAGTGYCFDRYEPLDLFTCMIRAWEGFRFKPQWQELQKRGMSEDFSWYQSAKEYVKLYRSIYGLPEEEETPQPELVLNEAIANSNS; encoded by the coding sequence ATGCGGATTCTATTTGTTGCAGCAGAGGCAGCACCCATTGCCAAAGTAGGAGGAATGGGTGATGTTGTTGGGGCATTACCCAAATTTCTGAGAGAAATGGGGCATGATGTGCGGATATTCTTGCCTTACTATGGCTTCCTGCCAGACAAAATGGAAATTCCCCAAGAACCCATCTGGCGCGGATCTGCGATGTTCCAGGAATTTGCTGTTTATGAAAGCGTTCTGCCTGGTACTGATGTTCCCTTGTACTTATTTGGACATCCCGTTTTTCTACCCCGCCGGATTTATTCGGGAGATGATGAAGACTGGCGGTTCACGTTATTTTCCAATGGTGCAGCCGAGTTTGCCTGGAATTACTGGAAACCAGAAATTATCCATTGTCACGATTGGCATACAGGGATGATTCCTGTTTGGATGCATCAAGATCCTGATATCACCACAGTCTTTACTATTCATAACCTGGCTTATCAAGGTCCGTGGCGTTGGTATTTAGAAAAAATTACTTGGTGTCCTTGGTATATGCAAGGACACAACACAATGGCGGCGGCGGTACAATTTGCCAATAAGGTAAATACAGTTTCGCCCACCTATGCCGAGCAAATCAAGACACCTACTTATGGTGAAACATTAGAAGGTTTGCTGTCCTTTATTAGCGGTAAATTATCTGGGATTATTAACGGTATTGATACTGAAGTTTATAACCCAGAAAATGATAAATACATTGCCCAAACCTTTACTGCTGATACCCTAGAGAAACGCAAAGCCAACAAAATTGCTTTGCAAGAAGAAGTAGGATTAGAAGTCAACTCCAAAGCCTTTTTAATTGGAATTGTGACCCGATTAGTGGAACAAAAAGGCATTGACTTGATATTGCAAATCCTCGATCGCTTCCTTTCTTATACAGATGCACAGTTTGTGCTGTTAGGGACAGGCGATCGCTACTATGAAACTCAGATGTGGCAATTAGCATCCCGCTTCCCCGGACGCATGGCAACTTACTTACTGTATAACGATGCCCTGTCTCGCCGCATCTACGCTGGTACTGATGCTTTCTTGATGCCTAGTCGTTTTGAACCTTGCGGTATTAGCCAAATGATGTCTTTACGCTATGGTTCTGTGCCTATTGTCCGCCGCACAGGTGGATTAGTTGACACCGTAAGCCATCACGATCCCGAAAATGCAGCAGGCACTGGTTATTGCTTTGACCGCTATGAACCGCTAGACCTTTTCACCTGTATGATCAGGGCTTGGGAAGGCTTCCGTTTTAAACCACAATGGCAAGAACTACAAAAGCGGGGCATGAGTGAAGACTTTAGTTGGTATCAATCTGCCAAAGAGTACGTGAAGTTGTATAGGTCAATTTACGGTTTGCCAGAAGAAGAGGAAACACCACAACCAGAGTTAGTGTTAAACGAAGCGATCGCTAATAGCAATTCATAA
- the hemC gene encoding hydroxymethylbilane synthase, which produces MTSVVSSPPRTIRIGSRKSQLALVQTYWVQEQLQKAFPDLTFEVHTMSTQGDKILDVALAKIGDKGLFTKELEVGMLNQEIDFAVHSLKDLPTHLPEGLTLAAITERENPADALVVHEKHKDKQIDTLPEGAVIGTSSLRRLAQLRHHFPHFTFKDVRGNLITRLAKLDAGEYDALILAAAGLERLGMGDRVHQILPKEISLHAVGQGALGIECRADDSEVLSLLKAIEHPETRDRCLAERSFLRSLEGGCQVPIGVNTEVSGDNLTLTGIVASVDGQKFVKDTVTGIANNAEALGTELAQVLRQQGAQEILAEIFAVIQRGS; this is translated from the coding sequence ATGACTTCAGTTGTTTCTAGCCCTCCACGCACTATTCGGATTGGTTCACGCAAAAGCCAACTTGCTCTGGTTCAAACCTACTGGGTACAAGAGCAACTCCAGAAAGCCTTTCCCGATCTCACTTTTGAAGTCCACACCATGTCTACCCAAGGCGATAAAATCTTGGATGTAGCATTAGCTAAGATTGGCGATAAAGGACTTTTTACTAAAGAACTTGAAGTCGGAATGCTCAATCAGGAGATCGACTTTGCCGTTCATTCTCTCAAGGATCTGCCGACTCACTTACCTGAAGGGTTAACGCTGGCAGCAATTACTGAACGGGAAAATCCAGCAGATGCATTAGTGGTGCATGAAAAGCACAAAGATAAACAAATTGATACATTGCCAGAAGGTGCAGTAATTGGTACATCTTCGCTGCGGCGGTTAGCACAGTTACGTCATCACTTCCCGCACTTTACCTTTAAGGATGTCCGGGGAAACTTGATTACACGGTTGGCAAAACTGGATGCAGGCGAATACGATGCTTTGATTTTGGCCGCAGCAGGGTTAGAGAGATTAGGAATGGGCGATCGCGTTCATCAAATTCTTCCCAAAGAAATCTCCCTTCACGCCGTGGGACAAGGTGCTTTAGGTATAGAATGCCGTGCTGATGATAGTGAAGTGCTATCTCTACTCAAAGCGATCGAACACCCCGAAACACGCGATCGCTGTCTGGCTGAACGGTCTTTTTTACGCTCTCTAGAGGGCGGCTGTCAAGTACCTATTGGTGTAAATACAGAAGTATCTGGTGATAATTTGACCTTAACAGGGATAGTGGCCAGTGTAGATGGTCAAAAGTTCGTAAAAGATACCGTCACTGGAATTGCCAATAATGCTGAAGCACTAGGCACAGAATTAGCACAAGTGTTGCGGCAACAAGGAGCGCAAGAAATTTTAGCAGAAATTTTTGCGGTGATTCAGCGCGGTTCTTAA